A single region of the Triticum dicoccoides isolate Atlit2015 ecotype Zavitan chromosome 2B, WEW_v2.0, whole genome shotgun sequence genome encodes:
- the LOC119366758 gene encoding ent-isokaurene C2/C3-hydroxylase-like isoform X1, translating to MEVLSLCLVALATLLVTWLLKLSASFGSSSKAKKPQLLPPGPWTLPIIGSLHHFVSVLPHRRITELCRLHGPVMLLRLGEVPTVVVSSAEAAAVVMKTNDLAFANRPRSVTQDIYSCGGQGIALAPYGEQWRQMRKVCVVELLSAKQVKRLEGIRAEEVSNLLQSISITASTRAGGVVNLSEKVSALSNDIVSRGLFTERCARQDEYLGEIDKMASLMSGFSLVDLFPSSRLVRWLSNGERNMKMCCARMQGIISDIIDGRKAAQHGADSEDLLDVLLRLQAEDSLPFPLTTESIGVLIFDIFTAATETSATVLEWAMSEIFNHPKVMAKVQSEVRQVLGPGKAVIANNDLRELHYMRMVIKEVLRMHPPIPLLVPRETREDCKIMGYDIPQGTTIYVNAFAISRDPKYWDSPEEFNPERFENNNMDYYGTHFEFTPFGAGRRQCPGILFGTSTVEIGLTNLLYHFDWAHPNGAGESVDMSEKFGIATGRRRNLQLIAIPYVPSSST from the exons ATGGAGGTGCTAAGTTTGTGCTTGGTAGCCCTTGCCACATTGTTGGTTACTTGGCTTCTCAAGCTTTCTGCATCTTTTGGTAGTAGCAGCAAGGCGAAGAAACCGCAGCTGCTGCCTCCAGGGCCATGGACACTGCCGATAATCGGCAGCCTCCACCACTTCGTGAGCGTGCTCCCGCACCGGAGGATTACAGAGCTGTGTCGCCTGCACGGGCCAGTGATGTTACTGAGGCTAGGCGAGGTACCAACCGTGGTCGTTTCGAGCGCCGAGGCAGCGGCAGTGGTGATGAAGACCAACGACCTGGCGTTCGCGAACCGGCCACGCAGCGTGACGCAGGACATCTACAGCTGCGGTGGGCAGGGCATCGCCCTAGCCCCTTACGGCGAGCAGTGGCGCCAGATGCGCAAGGTGTGCGTGGTGGAGCTCCTCAGTGCCAAGCAGGTGAAGCGGCTGGAGGGAATCAGGGCCGAGGAGGTGAGCAACCTCCTCCAGTCCATCTCCATCACAGCCTCCACTCGAGCTGGCGGCGTCGTCAACCTGAGCGAGAAGGTGTCGGCGCTCAGCAACGACATCGTGTCACGCGGGTTATTCACTGAGAGGTGCGCTCGGCAGGACGAGTACCTCGGTGAGATCGACAAGATGGCCTCCCTGATGAGTGGCTTCAGCCTCGTCGACCTTTTCCCTTCATCGCGGTTGGTGCGGTGGTTGAGCAACGGGGAGCGCAACATGAAAATGTGTTGTGCCAGAATGCAAGGCATCATTTCCGACATCATCGACGGGAGGAAGGCGGCGCAGCACGGCGCCGACTCCGAGGACCTGCTTGACGTGCTGCTCAGGCTGCAGGCAGAGGACTCGCTGCCGTTCCCGCTAACCACAGAGTCTATCGGCGTCCTCATCTTT gacatATTTACAGCTGCCACTGAGACATCAGCGACCGTTTTGGAGTGGGCTATGTCAGAGATTTTCAATCACCCCAAAGTAATGGCTAAAGTTCAGTCAGAGGTTCGACAAGTGTTAGGTCCAGGCAAAGCTGTCATCGCGAATAACGACCTCCGTGAGCTGCACTATATGCGAATGGTCATCAAGGAAGTCCTTCGGATGCATCCCCCTATCCCCCTACTCGTTCCTAGAGAGACCAGAGAGGATTGTAAAATCATGGGCTATGACATACCTCAAGGTACTACTATCTATGTCAATGCCTTTGCGATTTCTCGAGATCCTAAATATTGGGATAGCCCTGAAGAGTTTAATCCGGAAAGGTTTGAGAACAATAACATGGATTATTATGGGACACACTTCGAATTCACCCCATTTGGAGCAGGTCGACGACAATGTCCTGGGATATTATTTGGCACGTCGACTGTGGAGATTGGATTGACAAATCTTCTCTACCACTTCGACTGGGCGCATCCTAACGGGGCAGGCGAGTCAGTAGACATGTCCGAGAAATTCGGTATCGCCACAGGCAGAAGGCGTAACCTGCAGCTGATAGCTATTCCCTATGTACCATCCAGCAGTACTTAG
- the LOC119366758 gene encoding ent-isokaurene C2/C3-hydroxylase-like isoform X2: protein MEVLSLCLVALATLLVTWLLKLSASFGSSSKAKKPQLLPPGPWTLPIIGSLHHFVSVLPHRRITELCRLHGPVMLLRLGEVPTVVVSSAEAAAVVMKTNDLAFANRPRSVTQDIYSCGGQGIALAPYGEQWRQMRKVCVVELLSAKQVKRLEGIRAEEDEYLGEIDKMASLMSGFSLVDLFPSSRLVRWLSNGERNMKMCCARMQGIISDIIDGRKAAQHGADSEDLLDVLLRLQAEDSLPFPLTTESIGVLIFDIFTAATETSATVLEWAMSEIFNHPKVMAKVQSEVRQVLGPGKAVIANNDLRELHYMRMVIKEVLRMHPPIPLLVPRETREDCKIMGYDIPQGTTIYVNAFAISRDPKYWDSPEEFNPERFENNNMDYYGTHFEFTPFGAGRRQCPGILFGTSTVEIGLTNLLYHFDWAHPNGAGESVDMSEKFGIATGRRRNLQLIAIPYVPSSST, encoded by the exons ATGGAGGTGCTAAGTTTGTGCTTGGTAGCCCTTGCCACATTGTTGGTTACTTGGCTTCTCAAGCTTTCTGCATCTTTTGGTAGTAGCAGCAAGGCGAAGAAACCGCAGCTGCTGCCTCCAGGGCCATGGACACTGCCGATAATCGGCAGCCTCCACCACTTCGTGAGCGTGCTCCCGCACCGGAGGATTACAGAGCTGTGTCGCCTGCACGGGCCAGTGATGTTACTGAGGCTAGGCGAGGTACCAACCGTGGTCGTTTCGAGCGCCGAGGCAGCGGCAGTGGTGATGAAGACCAACGACCTGGCGTTCGCGAACCGGCCACGCAGCGTGACGCAGGACATCTACAGCTGCGGTGGGCAGGGCATCGCCCTAGCCCCTTACGGCGAGCAGTGGCGCCAGATGCGCAAGGTGTGCGTGGTGGAGCTCCTCAGTGCCAAGCAGGTGAAGCGGCTGGAGGGAATCAGGGCCGAGGAG GACGAGTACCTCGGTGAGATCGACAAGATGGCCTCCCTGATGAGTGGCTTCAGCCTCGTCGACCTTTTCCCTTCATCGCGGTTGGTGCGGTGGTTGAGCAACGGGGAGCGCAACATGAAAATGTGTTGTGCCAGAATGCAAGGCATCATTTCCGACATCATCGACGGGAGGAAGGCGGCGCAGCACGGCGCCGACTCCGAGGACCTGCTTGACGTGCTGCTCAGGCTGCAGGCAGAGGACTCGCTGCCGTTCCCGCTAACCACAGAGTCTATCGGCGTCCTCATCTTT gacatATTTACAGCTGCCACTGAGACATCAGCGACCGTTTTGGAGTGGGCTATGTCAGAGATTTTCAATCACCCCAAAGTAATGGCTAAAGTTCAGTCAGAGGTTCGACAAGTGTTAGGTCCAGGCAAAGCTGTCATCGCGAATAACGACCTCCGTGAGCTGCACTATATGCGAATGGTCATCAAGGAAGTCCTTCGGATGCATCCCCCTATCCCCCTACTCGTTCCTAGAGAGACCAGAGAGGATTGTAAAATCATGGGCTATGACATACCTCAAGGTACTACTATCTATGTCAATGCCTTTGCGATTTCTCGAGATCCTAAATATTGGGATAGCCCTGAAGAGTTTAATCCGGAAAGGTTTGAGAACAATAACATGGATTATTATGGGACACACTTCGAATTCACCCCATTTGGAGCAGGTCGACGACAATGTCCTGGGATATTATTTGGCACGTCGACTGTGGAGATTGGATTGACAAATCTTCTCTACCACTTCGACTGGGCGCATCCTAACGGGGCAGGCGAGTCAGTAGACATGTCCGAGAAATTCGGTATCGCCACAGGCAGAAGGCGTAACCTGCAGCTGATAGCTATTCCCTATGTACCATCCAGCAGTACTTAG
- the LOC119366759 gene encoding zealexin A1 synthase-like yields the protein MEVLISLCLVALATVLVCWLLNLKASSGGRSTAKQELPPGPWTLPIIGSLHHVLSLLPHRTITKLSRRHGPMMLLKLGEVSTVIVSSAEGAALVMKTNDLALAGRPCSVTLDIAGRGGKGLLFAPYGDHWRQMRKLCVVELLSSKQVKRMEGIRAKEVGDLVRSITASAGATVNISEMVAALSNDVISQAVFGGKFPQQEEYLRELDEVFRLLGGFCLVDLFPSSPLSRWLSNGERHMKRSCGRIHQIIAEIIKGRKESLDPGNGATDDEDLLDVLLRLQEEASLAFPLTTDTIGAVLFDMFAAGTESTSTVLEWTMSELVIHPEAMAKAQQEVRQVLGEKRAIITNRDLGELHYLRMVIKEVLRLHPPGPLVPRHSREDCKMMGYNILKGTNVYVNVFGISRDPTYWKNPEEFKPERFENNNIDYNGTYFEYTPFGSGRRLCPGMLFSTSTLDIVLANLLYHFNWILPDGASLDMSEKFGLTVSKKYDLKLRAVPHMWNYEVQSK from the exons ATGGAGGTGCTAATTAGTTTATGCCTCGTAGCCCTTGCCACGGTGTTGGTCTGTTGGCTTCTCAACCTCAAAGCTTCCTCTGGTGGTCGAAGCACGGCCAAGCAGGAGCTGCCTCCCGGACCATGGACGCTTCCGATCATCGGCAGCCTCCACCACGTCCTCAGCCTCCTCCCACACCGCACCATTACAAAGCTGTCTCGCCGGCATGGGCCAATGATGCTCCTGAAGCTAGGGGAGGTCTCCACGGTGATCGTTTCCAGCGCCGAGGGGGCAGCGCTGGTGATGAAGACCAACGACCTCGCGCTCGCAGGGCGGCCCTGTAGCGTGACGCTGGACATCGCTGGCCGTGGCGGGAAGGGCCTCCTCTTCGCCCCCTACGGCGACCACTGGCGCCAGATGCGCAAGCTGTGTGTCGTGGAGCTCCTCAGCTCCAAGCAGGTCAAACGCATGGAGGGCATCCGGGCCAAGGAGGTCGGCGACCTCGTCCGCTCCATCACCGCCTCTGCCGGTGCTACCGTCAACATCAGCGAGATGGTGGCCGCGCTCAGCAATGACGTCATCTCGCAGGCAGTTTTCGGGGGCAAGTTCCCACAGCAGGAAGAGTACCTCCGCGAGTTGGACGAGGTGTTCCGCCTGCTGGGTGGCTTCTGCCTCGTCGACCTCTTCCCGTCATCACCGTTATCACGGTGGCTGAGCAATGGCGAGCGCCACATGAAGAGGAGCTGTGGCCGCATCCATCAGATAATCGCTGAGATTATCAAGGGGCGCAAAGAGTCGCTGGATCCCGGCAATGGTGCCACCGACGACGAGGATCTCCTTGACGTGCTGCTCAGGCTGCAGGAGGAGGCCTCGTTGGCATTCCCTCTAACGACAGACACTATAGGCGCCGTCTTGTTT GACATGTTTGCAGCGGGCACAGAAAGCACATCCACCGTTTTGGAGTGGACTATGTCGGAACTGGTGATTCATCCGGAAGCTATGGCTAAGGCACAACAAGAGGTTCGGCAGGTCCTAGGTGAAAAAAGGGCTATAATTACTAACAGAGACCTTGGAGAACTCCACTACCTACGGATGGTCATCAAAGAAGTTCTTAGATTGCATCCACCTGGTCCGTTAGTCCCCCGCCATTCCAGAGAGGACTGTAAGATGATGGGTTACAACATTCTCAAAGGCACCAATGTGTATGTTAATGTGTTTGGAATTTCTAGAGATCCAACATACTGGAAAAACCCTGAAGAGTTTAAGCCGGAGAGATTTGAAAACAACAACATAGATTACAATGGGACATACTTTGAATACACCCCCTTTGGATCTGGGCGACGGCTGTGCCCAGGAATGTTGTTCAGCACGTCGACCTTGGACATCGTATTGGCCAACCTATTATATCACTTCAACTGGATACTTCCTGATGGAGCTTCACTTGACATGTCCGAGAAATTCGGGCTGACGGTAAGCAAAAAGTATGACCTGAAACTCAGAGCCGTTCCACACATGTGGAACTATGAAGTTCAGTCGAAGTGA